Proteins from a genomic interval of Croceicoccus naphthovorans:
- a CDS encoding alpha/beta fold hydrolase, with amino-acid sequence MQASPQIEPHYIRIGTPGAPKVVFAHGWGRSHRDFIPVAEALAPSIDAYLFDLPGHGKSERPDEPWGTADYAEFMARYVTGALQIPKCVWVGHSFGGRIGLRLGVQSPGMLDHMVIVAGAGVPRTVNAKDRWKRKWNGRKFQKLKAQAGTVDELIELEKRFGSPDYVMSRETGMRDIFVKTISEDQSADLPRIPTPTTCIYGGADTETPPEIGRKIASLVQNGTYVECPFYDHISILDRGRHQIALAIKEAVAK; translated from the coding sequence ATGCAGGCTTCCCCGCAAATTGAACCCCATTACATCCGCATCGGCACACCGGGCGCGCCCAAGGTGGTCTTCGCCCACGGCTGGGGACGGTCGCACCGCGATTTCATCCCCGTGGCAGAGGCGCTCGCACCCTCCATCGACGCCTACCTGTTCGATCTGCCCGGCCACGGCAAGTCCGAACGGCCTGATGAGCCGTGGGGCACGGCGGACTATGCCGAATTCATGGCGCGTTACGTCACCGGCGCGTTGCAGATCCCGAAATGCGTCTGGGTCGGGCACAGCTTTGGCGGGCGCATCGGACTGCGGCTGGGCGTGCAATCACCGGGGATGCTGGACCACATGGTCATCGTCGCTGGCGCAGGCGTGCCGCGCACCGTAAATGCGAAGGACCGTTGGAAGCGCAAATGGAACGGGCGCAAGTTCCAGAAGCTGAAGGCGCAGGCCGGGACCGTGGACGAGTTGATCGAATTGGAAAAGCGGTTCGGCAGCCCGGACTATGTTATGAGCCGCGAGACCGGAATGCGCGACATCTTCGTCAAGACGATAAGCGAGGATCAGAGCGCCGACCTGCCCCGCATTCCCACCCCCACGACCTGTATCTACGGCGGCGCGGATACCGAAACCCCGCCGGAAATCGGGCGCAAGATCGCCTCGCTCGTCCAGAACGGCACTTATGTCGAATGCCCGTTCTACGACCATATCTCGATCCTTGACCGGGGGCGGCACCAGATTGCGCTGGCCATCAAAGAGGCGGTGGCGAAATGA
- a CDS encoding 3-hydroxyacyl-CoA dehydrogenase NAD-binding domain-containing protein has protein sequence MSESLSETVSLSVVDGIATVLIDNPPVNALGATVRKGLVAAAEKIASDTAIKAAVLTAKARTFPAGADIAEFATGMTDPWLPEVVNTIEALEKPVVAAIYGTALGGGLEVALGCHYRVAAASAKLGVPEVQLGLLPGAGGTQRLPRIVGAEAALQMMVTGKPIKAPLAEKMGLVDKVVADDALMDEALAMAKAVMAKDGPLPRVSEMTEWTEKDRADSDLLDKFRAEHGRMFRGVIAPDHILETVRAAIELPFAEGMAVENERFMTLFASDQSRALRHVFFAMRETAKVPDIAKDTPLIDVKSVGVIGAGTMGGGIAMCFANIGIPVTIVEVKQEALDRGLGVIRKNYENTAKKGRMTAEDVETRMGLLTGSLNMEDLGDKDLIIEAVFESMEIKEKVFSRLDTIAKPGAILASNTSYLDIDHIATFTSRPEMVLGLHFFSPANVMPLLEIVRGEKSSDSVIATGMKLAKAIRKTPVLARVCDGFIANRLMYPYIDLAIEMLVAGTPMQVIDSAMRDYGFAMGPLQMLDLVGLDVITFPAEVNVTGELVKLERRGQKLNGGFYDYDEKRRGTPAPAAIDVVDKVRKHRGIAGDKELSPEQVMAGLLYPVVNEGAKILEEGIAMRAGDIDVAAILGYNWPAYQGGPMCWADIHGLPKIVAGLEAMGQKPAALLKKLASEGGSFT, from the coding sequence ATGTCAGAGAGCCTTTCCGAAACCGTGAGCCTGTCGGTCGTCGACGGCATCGCCACCGTCCTGATCGACAATCCGCCGGTGAACGCATTGGGCGCCACCGTGCGTAAGGGGCTGGTCGCCGCCGCTGAGAAAATCGCGTCCGACACCGCCATCAAGGCAGCCGTCCTGACCGCCAAGGCCCGCACTTTCCCTGCAGGCGCGGACATTGCCGAATTCGCTACCGGTATGACCGATCCGTGGCTTCCTGAAGTTGTCAACACGATCGAGGCGCTTGAAAAGCCCGTCGTCGCAGCGATCTACGGCACCGCGCTGGGCGGCGGGCTGGAAGTCGCGCTGGGCTGTCATTACCGCGTCGCTGCCGCTTCGGCGAAGCTGGGCGTTCCCGAAGTGCAGCTTGGCCTCTTGCCCGGTGCGGGCGGGACGCAGCGCCTGCCCCGCATCGTCGGTGCCGAAGCGGCGCTGCAAATGATGGTCACCGGCAAGCCGATTAAGGCGCCGCTGGCAGAGAAGATGGGTCTGGTCGACAAGGTCGTCGCCGATGACGCGCTGATGGACGAAGCGCTGGCCATGGCGAAGGCCGTGATGGCCAAGGACGGGCCGCTGCCGCGTGTTTCGGAGATGACCGAGTGGACCGAAAAGGACCGGGCCGACTCAGACTTGCTCGACAAATTTCGGGCCGAACATGGCCGCATGTTCCGCGGTGTGATTGCGCCCGATCACATTCTTGAAACGGTACGCGCGGCCATCGAATTGCCTTTCGCAGAGGGCATGGCGGTCGAGAACGAGCGGTTCATGACCCTGTTCGCATCGGACCAGTCGCGCGCCCTGCGCCACGTGTTCTTCGCCATGCGCGAAACGGCGAAGGTGCCCGATATCGCCAAGGACACTCCGCTGATCGACGTGAAGAGCGTTGGCGTCATCGGTGCGGGTACGATGGGTGGCGGTATCGCGATGTGCTTTGCCAACATCGGCATTCCGGTCACCATCGTGGAGGTGAAGCAGGAAGCGCTGGATCGCGGGCTTGGCGTCATTCGCAAGAATTACGAGAACACCGCGAAAAAGGGCCGCATGACGGCAGAGGACGTAGAGACCCGCATGGGCCTGCTGACCGGATCGCTGAACATGGAAGACCTTGGCGACAAGGACCTGATTATCGAGGCCGTGTTCGAATCGATGGAGATCAAGGAGAAGGTGTTCAGCCGCCTCGACACCATCGCCAAACCCGGCGCGATCCTGGCGTCGAACACCAGCTATCTCGACATCGATCACATCGCGACTTTCACCTCGCGGCCTGAAATGGTGCTGGGCCTGCACTTCTTCAGCCCGGCAAACGTCATGCCACTGTTGGAAATCGTGCGCGGCGAAAAGAGCAGCGACAGCGTGATCGCCACCGGCATGAAGCTGGCCAAAGCAATCCGCAAGACGCCGGTTCTGGCGCGCGTTTGCGACGGATTTATCGCCAACCGGCTGATGTACCCGTACATCGACCTGGCGATCGAAATGTTGGTCGCCGGCACGCCGATGCAAGTCATCGATTCGGCAATGCGCGACTATGGCTTTGCGATGGGTCCGCTGCAGATGCTCGACCTTGTCGGGCTGGATGTCATCACATTCCCCGCAGAGGTCAACGTGACCGGCGAGCTGGTGAAGTTGGAGCGCCGGGGTCAGAAATTGAACGGCGGCTTTTACGATTACGATGAGAAGCGCCGTGGCACCCCTGCCCCGGCGGCAATCGACGTGGTCGACAAGGTGCGTAAGCATCGCGGAATTGCCGGAGACAAGGAACTGTCGCCCGAACAGGTCATGGCCGGGCTGCTATACCCCGTCGTGAACGAAGGCGCGAAGATTCTGGAGGAAGGCATCGCGATGCGCGCGGGCGACATCGATGTGGCCGCGATCCTCGGCTATAACTGGCCGGCCTATCAGGGCGGTCCGATGTGCTGGGCCGATATTCACGGGCTGCCGAAGATCGTCGCCGGACTCGAAGCGATGGGTCAGAAACCCGCCGCCCTGTTGAAGAAGCTGGCCAGCGAAGGCGGCTCGTTCACCTGA
- a CDS encoding DUF983 domain-containing protein: protein MSEEDLEQAERADKARWIFRSGLKGLCPQCGKASMFRKWLKLRDTCPSCGLDYAFAAPDDGPAFFSLCIVAFPLTFIAVWLQAAFEPPFWVHLVTSLPLLVIGCIWPLQYIKGWLVASQYVNKAQEAGTESLWAELNDREAQMRKNDRN, encoded by the coding sequence GTGAGCGAAGAAGACCTCGAACAAGCGGAGCGCGCCGACAAGGCGCGTTGGATCTTCCGCTCCGGACTGAAGGGTCTGTGCCCGCAGTGCGGCAAGGCGAGCATGTTCCGCAAGTGGCTGAAGCTGCGGGATACCTGCCCGTCCTGCGGGCTCGACTATGCCTTTGCCGCGCCGGACGACGGCCCGGCCTTCTTTTCGTTGTGCATCGTCGCGTTCCCCCTGACATTCATCGCGGTCTGGCTGCAGGCAGCGTTTGAGCCGCCCTTCTGGGTGCACCTCGTGACGTCGTTGCCACTGCTGGTGATCGGCTGCATCTGGCCGCTGCAGTACATCAAGGGATGGCTGGTCGCGTCGCAATACGTGAACAAGGCGCAAGAGGCCGGGACGGAATCTCTTTGGGCCGAGCTCAACGATCGCGAGGCGCAGATGCGGAAGAACGATCGGAACTGA
- a CDS encoding TlyA family RNA methyltransferase, which produces MPTATPKPKKQRVDQMLVERGLVESRSRAQALIMAGTVFSAETKIAKPGQTLPADAPLEVRGRDHPWVSRGGIKLAHAIDHFGLAPAGATAMDIGSSTGGFTDVLLTNGAKHVFAVDSGTNQLAWKLRQDPRVTVLEQTSARILTPDHIDRPCNWVVCDASFIGLSKVLEVPLSLAAPSATLIALIKPQFEVGRGEVGKGGVVRDPALHDRVCDEVRDWLIASGWMVRGLVPSPITGPEGNVEFLVWAERGA; this is translated from the coding sequence ATGCCGACCGCCACCCCCAAGCCGAAGAAACAGCGCGTTGACCAGATGCTGGTCGAACGCGGGCTGGTCGAAAGCCGCAGCCGCGCGCAGGCGCTGATCATGGCAGGCACGGTGTTCAGCGCCGAGACGAAGATCGCCAAGCCCGGCCAGACACTGCCCGCCGATGCGCCGCTGGAGGTGCGTGGGCGCGACCATCCGTGGGTCAGCCGGGGCGGTATCAAGCTGGCGCACGCGATCGACCATTTCGGCTTGGCACCGGCGGGCGCCACCGCGATGGACATCGGCAGCTCTACCGGCGGCTTTACCGACGTGCTGCTGACCAACGGGGCGAAGCATGTCTTCGCGGTCGATTCGGGCACGAACCAGCTGGCGTGGAAATTGCGGCAGGACCCGCGCGTTACCGTACTGGAACAGACCAGCGCGCGCATCTTGACGCCCGATCACATCGACCGGCCTTGCAACTGGGTGGTCTGCGACGCCAGCTTCATCGGCCTGTCCAAAGTGCTCGAAGTGCCGCTCTCGCTGGCCGCGCCAAGCGCAACGCTGATTGCCCTGATCAAGCCGCAATTCGAGGTGGGGCGCGGCGAAGTCGGCAAGGGCGGGGTGGTCCGCGATCCGGCGCTGCACGATCGGGTTTGTGACGAGGTGCGCGACTGGCTGATCGCGTCCGGCTGGATGGTCCGCGGGCTTGTGCCCAGTCCGATCACCGGGCCGGAGGGCAATGTCGAATTTCTCGTCTGGGCGGAACGCGGGGCATAG
- a CDS encoding YoaK family protein has product MRHIGTDRQALAIAIAVLAGYVDAIGYVASGGFFVSFMSGNSTRLGVGLARAPFAAMLAGGLILSFLAGVIACSTMRMRWRFGAGAVMTGVALLIAVAAGTAPFVRPYFVLLPVAAAMGMVNLVFETEGEVRFGLTYMTGTLVKLGQGIARALTGADRMGWLPFLLLWAGLVVGGVAGVFAWLGLGPLALWIAAGWAAALCWPLARMERV; this is encoded by the coding sequence ATGCGGCACATTGGCACCGACCGGCAGGCCCTGGCCATCGCGATTGCGGTATTGGCAGGCTATGTCGATGCCATCGGCTATGTCGCCAGTGGCGGGTTCTTCGTCTCGTTCATGTCGGGCAACTCCACCCGGCTGGGGGTCGGGCTGGCGCGGGCTCCGTTCGCGGCCATGTTGGCGGGCGGGCTGATCCTGTCTTTCCTTGCCGGTGTCATAGCCTGCTCCACAATGCGCATGCGCTGGCGGTTTGGAGCGGGCGCGGTCATGACGGGGGTGGCCCTGCTGATCGCGGTCGCCGCCGGCACCGCGCCGTTTGTCCGTCCCTATTTCGTCTTGCTGCCCGTTGCCGCCGCTATGGGGATGGTGAACCTTGTCTTCGAAACGGAGGGCGAGGTGCGTTTCGGGCTGACATACATGACCGGCACCCTCGTCAAGCTGGGGCAGGGCATAGCCCGCGCGCTGACCGGAGCTGACCGCATGGGTTGGCTGCCGTTCCTGTTGCTTTGGGCCGGGCTGGTCGTGGGCGGGGTGGCCGGGGTCTTCGCCTGGCTGGGGCTTGGGCCGCTGGCCTTGTGGATCGCGGCTGGATGGGCGGCGGCGTTGTGCTGGCCGCTCGCCCGGATGGAGCGCGTCTGA
- the nusG gene encoding transcription termination/antitermination protein NusG, translated as MARWYIIHAYSGFENKVKEAILAEAERTGLEALVEQIEVPSETVTEVKRGKKVQSERKTMPGYVLAKLAMNDDIYHLVKNTPKVTGFLGNNNKPQAISEREAARYFGQREELASQPKREISVDYEIGDSVKVLDGPFASFNGVVEELDFDKNKVKVSVSIFGRATPVELDFEQVELVK; from the coding sequence ATGGCCCGCTGGTACATCATCCACGCCTACTCCGGCTTTGAGAACAAGGTGAAGGAAGCGATCCTTGCCGAGGCGGAGCGCACCGGGCTGGAAGCACTGGTCGAACAGATCGAGGTTCCGTCCGAAACGGTGACCGAGGTAAAGCGCGGCAAGAAGGTGCAGTCGGAACGCAAGACGATGCCGGGCTACGTTCTCGCCAAGCTGGCGATGAACGACGACATCTACCACCTCGTCAAGAACACGCCGAAAGTCACCGGATTCCTCGGCAACAACAACAAGCCGCAGGCCATCAGCGAGCGTGAGGCCGCCCGTTACTTCGGCCAGCGCGAGGAACTGGCCAGCCAGCCCAAGCGCGAAATCAGCGTCGATTACGAGATTGGGGATTCGGTCAAGGTCCTCGACGGTCCCTTCGCCAGCTTCAACGGCGTGGTGGAAGAGCTCGACTTCGACAAGAACAAGGTCAAGGTTTCGGTGTCGATCTTCGGGCGTGCGACGCCGGTCGAGCTGGACTTTGAGCAGGTTGAATTGGTGAAGTAA
- the glk gene encoding glucokinase, with amino-acid sequence MVSDNVQKIVAIDVGGTNARFAIAEIANGRVVRLDNPTTFATGSVSGLSAAWDRFAEAHAKDRGGPLPKAAALAVAAPLTGEEVRFTNSHWVIRPAEIAGELGLDAHVLINDFEAVGHAVAIAGDEDFEHLTGPAQIPSHGVTTIVGPGTGLGVAALSRDPDGAYRVLPTEGGHIGFAPEDRVEEQILSHVRGTLPRVSVERMCSGPAIVPLAEAIAKIDGLPMPSGDDRELWLSAMSGTDPVAVKAMERFCMILGAAAGDFALAHGSYSVVIAGGLGLRLKDQIAKSGFAERFAFKGRYKKLMLTIPVRLITHPQPGLLGAAAAFAQKHGR; translated from the coding sequence ATGGTTTCTGATAACGTTCAAAAGATCGTCGCCATCGATGTCGGCGGCACCAACGCCCGCTTCGCCATTGCCGAAATTGCCAATGGCAGGGTTGTGCGACTTGATAACCCGACCACTTTTGCCACGGGCAGCGTTTCGGGCCTATCCGCCGCGTGGGACCGGTTTGCGGAGGCGCATGCCAAGGACCGGGGTGGCCCACTGCCCAAAGCTGCTGCGCTGGCCGTTGCCGCGCCGCTGACGGGTGAGGAAGTGCGCTTCACCAATTCCCACTGGGTGATCCGTCCTGCCGAGATCGCCGGCGAACTGGGGCTCGACGCACACGTTCTGATCAACGATTTCGAGGCTGTGGGCCACGCTGTCGCCATTGCCGGTGACGAGGATTTCGAGCATCTCACCGGCCCGGCTCAAATCCCCTCCCATGGTGTTACAACCATTGTCGGCCCCGGCACCGGGCTGGGCGTCGCCGCGCTCAGTCGTGATCCTGACGGAGCCTATCGAGTTCTGCCCACCGAAGGCGGCCACATCGGTTTTGCGCCCGAAGACCGGGTCGAGGAGCAGATCCTGTCGCACGTTCGCGGCACCCTGCCGCGCGTATCGGTCGAACGTATGTGCTCCGGCCCTGCGATCGTGCCGCTGGCAGAGGCGATCGCCAAGATCGATGGCCTTCCAATGCCCTCAGGCGATGACCGAGAGCTCTGGCTGTCGGCCATGTCGGGCACCGATCCGGTCGCGGTCAAGGCGATGGAACGGTTCTGTATGATCCTTGGCGCGGCGGCGGGGGACTTTGCGCTGGCGCACGGATCCTATTCGGTGGTCATCGCGGGCGGGTTGGGCCTACGGCTGAAGGACCAGATCGCAAAATCGGGCTTTGCCGAGCGGTTCGCTTTCAAGGGTCGCTACAAAAAACTGATGCTGACGATTCCCGTTCGCTTGATCACGCACCCGCAACCCGGCCTGTTGGGCGCGGCGGCCGCGTTTGCGCAGAAACACGGTCGATAA
- a CDS encoding accessory factor UbiK family protein, with protein sequence MQSDNPRISDLTRMFTAAAGTFAGMAQESAEAARERFKEAMGGLDFVSREEFDAVKEMAAKAREENDALAARIATLEAEVLRAAGAKKAAAKKAGPEV encoded by the coding sequence ATGCAAAGCGACAATCCCCGTATCTCGGACCTCACCCGCATGTTCACCGCCGCCGCCGGGACCTTTGCCGGCATGGCGCAGGAATCGGCCGAAGCCGCGCGTGAGCGGTTCAAGGAAGCGATGGGCGGTTTGGACTTCGTCAGCCGCGAGGAATTCGACGCGGTGAAGGAAATGGCCGCCAAGGCGCGCGAAGAGAACGACGCGTTAGCCGCGCGGATCGCCACGCTGGAGGCGGAAGTGCTGCGCGCTGCTGGCGCGAAGAAGGCAGCGGCGAAGAAGGCTGGACCCGAAGTCTAG
- a CDS encoding PLP-dependent aminotransferase family protein: protein MQKWLPAVDGSQGPVYLAICEALDHDIGAGRLKAGDRLPPQRDLAEALGVDPGTVTRAYSEARRRGLIAAEGRRGSFVLEKHASTPAMASIAPFDTGMNLPPIPQGNPFADLFADTLAEVLRGPAAANRMQYQPAGGAPVDRQAGADWLAARGIPATEENVLVTSGAQTALHAISNSILKPGDAVCTGPFVYPGWLSICRRRGLSIVPLEADDEGILPDAFAAACREHPVRAIYLVPTNDNPTTATLPLERRAAIAAIARQHDLAVIEDDPYGRLATTDISPVASIAPERTWHVTSLSKMISPSLRIAYLRAPHVRDIMRLAADIHETTVMAPPLNMAVCTQWLLSGAWEQLIDQVRAECVARQKIVATVLPPASYRATREGYHLWIPLEDEISPFELVGLLQPLGVSIVPSESFRVPHHDTGRQAIRLSIGGTLSRDKLTRALERLDAVLHHSEGRKGPLV, encoded by the coding sequence ATGCAAAAATGGCTCCCAGCAGTGGATGGCTCGCAAGGCCCGGTCTATCTGGCGATCTGCGAAGCGCTCGACCACGATATAGGGGCGGGTCGGTTGAAGGCGGGTGATCGGCTGCCGCCGCAACGGGACCTGGCCGAAGCACTGGGCGTCGATCCCGGCACTGTGACGCGCGCCTATTCCGAAGCCCGCCGTCGCGGGCTGATCGCGGCGGAAGGGCGCAGGGGAAGTTTCGTGCTCGAAAAGCATGCTTCGACCCCGGCAATGGCCAGCATCGCGCCATTCGATACGGGCATGAACCTGCCACCCATCCCGCAGGGCAATCCCTTTGCCGACCTGTTCGCCGACACCTTGGCAGAGGTTCTGCGAGGCCCTGCGGCTGCGAACCGGATGCAATACCAGCCGGCGGGCGGCGCGCCGGTTGACCGGCAGGCCGGGGCTGACTGGCTGGCTGCGCGGGGCATCCCTGCAACCGAGGAGAATGTGCTCGTCACCAGCGGGGCCCAGACGGCGCTCCATGCCATCTCCAACTCGATCCTGAAGCCGGGCGACGCGGTGTGTACCGGGCCGTTCGTCTATCCCGGCTGGCTTTCGATCTGTCGGCGCAGGGGCCTGAGCATCGTTCCGCTAGAAGCGGATGACGAGGGCATCTTGCCCGACGCATTTGCGGCGGCATGTCGCGAGCATCCGGTGCGCGCGATCTACCTCGTCCCGACAAATGACAATCCGACCACCGCCACATTGCCTCTCGAAAGAAGGGCCGCGATCGCGGCGATTGCCCGGCAGCATGACTTGGCCGTCATCGAGGACGATCCCTACGGGCGACTAGCGACCACAGACATTTCCCCGGTGGCCAGCATTGCGCCTGAACGCACCTGGCACGTTACCAGCCTGTCGAAGATGATCTCGCCTTCGCTGCGCATCGCCTATCTTCGCGCACCGCACGTGCGCGACATCATGCGGCTTGCCGCGGATATCCACGAAACCACGGTCATGGCGCCGCCGCTCAACATGGCCGTTTGCACGCAGTGGCTTTTGTCCGGTGCGTGGGAGCAACTCATCGATCAGGTGCGGGCGGAATGCGTCGCGCGGCAGAAAATCGTAGCGACCGTACTCCCTCCGGCCAGCTATCGCGCCACGCGTGAGGGCTATCATCTGTGGATTCCACTGGAGGACGAAATCAGCCCGTTCGAACTGGTCGGCCTGCTGCAACCGCTGGGCGTTTCCATCGTGCCTAGCGAGAGCTTCAGGGTACCGCACCACGATACCGGACGACAGGCGATCCGGCTGTCCATCGGCGGTACCCTTAGCCGGGACAAGCTCACGCGGGCGCTCGAAAGGCTCGATGCCGTGTTGCACCACAGTGAAGGCCGGAAAGGCCCTCTAGTCTAG
- a CDS encoding UrcA family protein, translated as MKTVSIIAAAAGLAIAAPAFAESVSVEYSDLNLSTEAGQKELDRRLNNAARQVCGMDQKLTGTRVPSRESRECYKNARAQFEQSIAAVTAKEARGG; from the coding sequence ATGAAGACCGTTTCGATCATCGCCGCCGCCGCCGGACTTGCCATCGCCGCCCCAGCTTTCGCCGAAAGCGTCAGCGTGGAATACAGCGACCTGAACCTTTCGACCGAGGCCGGTCAGAAAGAACTCGACCGCCGTCTGAACAATGCCGCCCGTCAGGTTTGCGGCATGGACCAGAAGCTGACCGGCACCCGCGTCCCAAGCCGGGAATCGCGCGAATGCTACAAGAATGCCCGCGCCCAGTTTGAACAGAGCATCGCCGCTGTGACGGCAAAGGAAGCCCGGGGCGGCTGA
- a CDS encoding TspO/MBR family protein: MDEPVTPNTSVLKWSLITVPIVVVLGLFSGWASGSGADGPWFAALVKPDIFPPPFLFGVVWTILYVLMGFALAYVLAAPAGPDRRFAVLIFATQLFVNVLWSPIFFKAHLIAFAFFWILLLIVLVMATMAYFLRISRIAALLLVPYFAWICFAAVLNLRFWQLN; encoded by the coding sequence ATGGATGAACCTGTCACACCCAATACCTCCGTCCTCAAATGGTCGCTGATCACCGTGCCGATCGTGGTCGTGCTGGGCCTGTTTTCGGGCTGGGCTTCGGGTTCGGGCGCGGACGGGCCGTGGTTCGCGGCACTGGTAAAGCCCGACATTTTCCCGCCGCCGTTCCTGTTTGGGGTGGTGTGGACCATCCTCTACGTGCTGATGGGCTTTGCCCTGGCTTATGTGCTGGCCGCGCCTGCCGGGCCGGATCGGCGCTTTGCCGTGTTGATCTTTGCGACGCAGCTGTTCGTCAACGTTCTGTGGTCGCCGATTTTCTTTAAGGCCCATCTGATCGCGTTCGCGTTCTTCTGGATCCTGCTGCTGATCGTGCTGGTGATGGCGACGATGGCCTATTTCCTTCGGATCAGCCGCATCGCTGCGCTGTTGCTAGTGCCCTACTTCGCGTGGATCTGTTTTGCCGCCGTGTTGAACCTGCGTTTCTGGCAGTTGAATTGA
- a CDS encoding Mur ligase family protein codes for MMGLGIYQLALLAGTVVLTGSVGFLAWVRLHTLLTYFQQEEYDGSRFLSAVRRVRLFDVRASLVLLALIVVMLFMSAARMGGLWMMTAMLIAAAAISAIAWREKGYAYKKPLVMTERARRIRNLAAWFAVVPVAFTLVGALPAIIGLQLLPFTLVIANAVLKPGQQRINDGYVTEAREKLERLNPIRIGITGSFGKTTTKHIFAEVLSVSGPVFYSRGSINTVLGLTRHIRERLQWSHRYFIAEMGAYGIGSIRRLCDFVHPNYGIVTAIGDAHTERFGSVENIARAKCELVEDVCERGGTAIVSTQVLAYAPFADARNKYGERVVSVGPEEGADIRVVSATLEQADWVIVLEDRREGHAKNGQPATLRYELPLLGEHNIVNSALAVAAAWIIDPSIADRIPLVTPDVEQVPHRLQKRESPGQALVLDDAYNANEAGFRNAVAVAAELAKQRGGRAILVTPGIAELGIEHDRVHAKLGEYTADLADMVYAVNPSRIAAFTGALAANGKPAIEVASFADARKALESEAKPEDVVLYENDLPDLLEERRLL; via the coding sequence ATGATGGGCCTCGGCATTTATCAACTCGCGCTGCTGGCTGGCACGGTGGTGCTGACCGGCTCGGTCGGGTTCCTTGCTTGGGTCCGGTTGCACACGCTGCTGACCTATTTTCAGCAAGAAGAATATGACGGGTCGCGCTTCCTGTCGGCGGTTCGACGGGTGCGGCTGTTCGACGTGCGGGCCAGCCTTGTCCTGCTGGCGCTGATCGTCGTGATGCTTTTCATGAGTGCGGCGCGCATGGGCGGGCTGTGGATGATGACGGCCATGCTGATCGCCGCCGCCGCGATCAGCGCAATTGCGTGGCGCGAAAAGGGCTATGCCTACAAGAAACCGTTGGTGATGACCGAACGCGCACGGCGCATTCGCAATCTGGCGGCATGGTTCGCGGTGGTGCCGGTGGCCTTTACGCTGGTGGGTGCCCTGCCCGCAATTATTGGGCTGCAACTGCTGCCATTCACGCTGGTCATCGCCAACGCAGTGCTGAAACCGGGTCAGCAGCGAATCAACGATGGCTATGTGACCGAAGCGCGGGAAAAGCTGGAGCGGCTGAACCCCATCCGCATCGGCATTACCGGCAGTTTCGGCAAAACGACGACCAAGCACATCTTTGCCGAGGTGCTGAGCGTATCCGGCCCGGTGTTCTATTCGCGCGGGTCGATCAACACGGTGCTGGGCCTGACGCGCCATATTCGTGAGCGGTTGCAGTGGAGCCACCGCTATTTCATCGCCGAGATGGGCGCCTATGGCATAGGCTCGATCCGGCGGCTCTGCGATTTCGTGCACCCGAATTACGGCATCGTCACCGCCATCGGCGATGCGCATACCGAACGCTTCGGATCGGTCGAGAACATCGCCCGCGCCAAATGCGAACTGGTCGAGGATGTTTGCGAACGCGGCGGCACGGCCATCGTTTCGACGCAGGTCCTGGCCTATGCCCCCTTCGCCGATGCGCGGAACAAGTATGGCGAAAGGGTCGTCAGCGTCGGGCCGGAGGAAGGCGCGGACATCCGCGTCGTCTCCGCCACGCTGGAACAGGCCGACTGGGTCATCGTGCTGGAAGACCGGCGTGAGGGGCATGCCAAAAACGGACAGCCTGCGACGCTACGCTATGAACTGCCCTTGTTGGGCGAGCACAACATCGTGAACTCTGCACTGGCGGTGGCGGCGGCGTGGATCATCGATCCCTCAATTGCCGACCGCATCCCGCTGGTCACGCCCGATGTCGAGCAAGTGCCGCACCGCTTGCAAAAGCGCGAAAGCCCCGGCCAGGCGCTGGTGCTGGACGATGCCTACAACGCCAACGAAGCTGGTTTTCGCAATGCGGTTGCCGTTGCCGCCGAACTGGCGAAACAGCGCGGCGGGCGGGCGATCCTTGTCACCCCCGGCATCGCCGAATTGGGCATTGAGCATGACCGCGTCCACGCCAAGCTGGGCGAATATACCGCTGACCTCGCCGACATGGTCTATGCGGTGAACCCATCGCGGATCGCGGCGTTCACCGGGGCACTGGCGGCAAACGGCAAGCCCGCCATCGAAGTCGCCAGCTTCGCCGACGCGCGCAAGGCGCTGGAGAGCGAGGCGAAGCCGGAAGATGTCGTGCTGTACGAGAACGACCTGCCGGACCTGCTGGAAGAGCGGCGGTTGTTGTAG